The Impatiens glandulifera chromosome 3, dImpGla2.1, whole genome shotgun sequence genome contains a region encoding:
- the LOC124929332 gene encoding ERBB-3 BINDING PROTEIN 1-like, whose translation MSDDEREEKELDLTSPEVVTKYKSAAEILNKALQLVLSECKPKAKIVDICEKGDSFITEQTGNMYKNVKKKIERGIAFPTCISVNNTVCHFSPLASDEIVLEGGDMVKIDMGCHIDGFIALVAHTHVIQDGAITGRQADVIAAANTAAEVALRLVRPGKKNKDVTEAIQKVAGAYDCKIVEGVLSHQLKQFVIDGNKVVLNVSNSDTRVDDAEFEENEVYAIDIVASTGDGKPKLLDERQTTIYKRAVDKSYHLKMKASRFIFSDISQKFPIMPFTARALEEKRARLGLVECVNHGLLQPYPVLHEKPGDYVAHIKFTVLLMPNGSDRITSHSLQALEPTKTIDDPEIKAWLALGTKTKKKGGGKKKKGKKDNKAEGLTEAEPMDTTLNGAAPSQE comes from the exons ATGTCTGACGACGAAAGAGAAGAGAAGGAGTTGGATCTTACATCTCCTGAAGTTGTTACCAAATACAAGTCCGCCGCAGAAATCCTCAACA AGGCCTTGCAACTTGTATTATCTGAATGCAAACCGAAGGCTAAGATAGTTGACATTTGTGAGAAAGGAGATTCTTTCATCACAGA GCAAACTGGAAACATGtacaaaaatgttaaaaagaaGATCGAAAGGGGAATTGCATTTCCAACATGTATATCAGTAAACAACACTGTTTGTCATTTCTCTCCTCTTGCGAGTGATGAGATTGTCTTGGAAGGAGGTGACATGGTGAAGAT TGATATGGGGTGTCACATTGATGGATTCATCGCACTAGTTGCTCATACTCATGTCATTCAGGATGGAGCAATTACTGGCAGGCAAGCTGATGTAATTGCAGCAGCAAATACTGCTGCAGAGGTTGCCTTGAGGCTCGTCAGGCCAGGAAAAAAG AATAAGGATGTTACTGAAGCAATTCAGAAGGTTGCTGGTGCTTATGACTGCAAGATTGTTGAAGGTGTACTCAGTCATCAGCTCAAAcaatttgtgattgatgggaACAAGGTGGTACTAAATGTATCAAATTCGGATACTAGAGTCGATGATGCAGAATTCGAAGAGAATGAAGTTTATGCAATTGACATAGTTGCTAGCACAGGCGATGGAAAG CCTAAATTGTTGGATGAGAGGCAGACTACCATATACAAAAGAGCAGTTGATAAGAGCTATCACTTGAAGATGAAAGCATCTAGGTTTATATTCAGCGATATAAGCCAAAAGTTCCCCATAATGCCCTTTACTGCAAG GGCTTTGGAAGAGAAACGTGCTAGGCTAGGACTTGTCGAGTGTGTGAATCATGGACTTTTGCAACCATACCCTGTTCTTCACGAGAAACCTG GTGATTATGTTGCTCATATTAAGTTCACGGTTCTGCTTATGCCAAATGGATCAGATAGGATCACGTCGCATTCATTGCAGGCATTGGAACCTACTAAGACTATCGATGATCCAGAAATCAAAGCATGGTTAGCTTTAGGGACTAAGACAAAGAAGAAAGGTGGCGGTAAAAAGAAGAAAGGTAAGAAGGACAATAAGGCCGAGGGGTTGACAGAAGCCGAGCCAATGGATACAACATTGAACGGCGCGGCTCCATCTCAGGAATGA
- the LOC124930000 gene encoding uncharacterized protein LOC124930000, which translates to MSSIYNRILKNVSDSNSESDSSSTTSSDNELDQIVTMEYARRRILNTSRSTASSSTMGKMKRRIIPRDIEQGHKRLYKDYFSENPVYPTDMFRKRFRMNRDVFFRIQMEVEKHEPYFVRKRNAAGTQGLSSLQKITAVLRILAYGDSADSIDEYVRIRASTALKSLKLFTKTIVEVFGEEYLRSPTPDDLRRLLAQGESRGFPGMLGSIDCMHWTWKNCPTAWHGSLNDINVLEHSTIFHGLTQGVAPSVRYSINGHNYTMGYYLADTRNRSSSVV; encoded by the exons ATGAGTTCCATATATAATCGTATTCTCAAAAATGTTAGTGACTCGAATTCTGAGTCTGATTCATCTTCAACGACTTCCTCCGATAATGAACTCGACCAAATTGTAACTATGGAATATGCTAGAAGAAGAATCCTCAATACGTCCCGATCAACCGCAAGCTCTTCTACCATGGGTAAAATGAAACGCCGTATCATTCCACGTGATATAGAGCAAGGCCATAAGCGCTTATACAAAGATTATTTTTCTGAAAATCCAGTCTACCCAACAGATATGTTCCGAAAACGATTTCGTATGAATCGTGATGTGTTCTTTCGCATACAAATGGAGGTTGAAAAGCACGAGCCTTACTTTGTGCGTAAGCGAAACGCTGCAGGTACACAAGGATTATCTTCACTACAAAAAATCACAGCGGTACTACGAATATTAGCTTACGGGGATTCTGCGGACTCAATTGACGAGTATGTGCGCATTAGAGCAAGCACTGCCTTAAAGAGTCTAAAATTGTTTACTAAAACAATTGTTGAAGTATTTGGGGAGGAGTATCTAAGGTCACCAACACCCGACGATTTGAGACGTTTGCTAGCACAAGGTGAGAGTCGTGGGTTTCCCGGAATGTTGGGAAGTATTGATTGCATGCACTGGACGTGGAAAAATTGCCCAACTGCATGGCACG GGTCTTTGAACGACATAAATGTTCTTGAACATTCGACTATATTTCATGGCTTAACACAAGGTGTTGCTCCATCGGTTCGATATTCAATAAATGGACACAACTACACAATGGGATATTATTTAGCAGACACTAGAAATAGATCTTCGTCAGTTGTCTAA
- the LOC124930957 gene encoding phosphoinositide phosphatase SAC8 isoform X1 produces MEIESRAGLFKLWNQLELHELPEKFVIRAVDSPNLGFSISRSDGQVHSLQDDHVLSSTSKVSTIYGVVGTIRLLAGTYLLVITSRKEIGDYLGFPVYQVTSMKFLGCNESLKLSTYQEKKDEAYFRNLLRIVESTPGLYYSYETDLSLNLQRRFKLAEGWMSKPIWKQGDPRFVWNRNILEDLIENKLDDFIIPLIQGSFRIGQLKIKNEPATITLVSRRCTRRLGTRMWRRGANMNGDTANTIETEQLLEHKGFRSSFLQIRGSIPLLWEQIVDLSYKPSLNIISHEETPKIVERHFHDLMQRYGDVIAVNLTDKDGDEGRLSAAYAAEMQKLNSVRYVSFDFHHVCGNSKFDQIHVLYDEIAEDFEKHGYFLVDTEGKILVEQKGIVRSNCIDCLDRTNVTQNYLSQKSLNFQLQRIGVLSSTECISTFPEEYTIFKTLWADQGDEISLEYSGTYALKGDLVRYGKQTMSGLIRDGISAISRYYLNNFHDGVRQDAMDLISGRYTVSRSSPSPFQLNAFESISYLPFASAILIGGLTLTSITVNQASRNAQHFVTSVVCAGATAGVMAIVKANGRQFCSRPRLCGLL; encoded by the exons ATGGAGATAGAATCACGCGCAGGCCTTTTCAAACTCTGGAACCAGCTTGAGTTGCACGAATTACCAGAAAAATTCGTCATTAGAGCCGTCGATTCACCAAATCTAGGCTTCTCCATCAGCCGGTCGGACGGCCAAGTCCATTCTCTCCAAG ATGATCATGTTTTAAGCAGTACATCGAAAGTCTCTACTATATATGGGGTCGTTGGAACCATCAGGCTACTTGCAG GCACATATTTATTGGTGATAACTTCTCGAAAGGAAATTGGTGATTACCTTGGGTTCCCTGTTTACCAAGTGACATCTATGAAATTTTTGGGCTGCAATGAGTCTTTAAAACTTTCGACATATCAAGAG AAAAAGGATGAGGCATATTTCAGGAACTTATTGAGAATAGTAGAATCGACCCCAGGCTTGTATTATTCATATGAGACAGATTTATCACTGAA CTTACAAAGGAGATTTAAGCTTGCTGAAGGGTGGATGAGCAAGCCAATTTGGAAGCAG GGTGACCCGCGATTTGTATGGAACAGGAACATTTTGGAGGATCTTATTGAGAACAAG CTTGATGATTTCATCATCCCTCTAATACAAGGAA GCTTTCGGATCGGACAGCTGAAGATAAAAAACGAACCTGCCACGATTACACTAGTTTCAAGGAGGTGTACGCGACGTTTAG GGACAAGAATGTGGAGAAGAGGAGCTAACATGAATGGGGATACTGCAAACACCATTGAAACTGAGCAGCTGTTGGAGCATAAAGGTTTTAGATCCTCATTTCTGCAG ATTCGAGGTTCAATTCCACTCCTATGGGAGCAGATTGTTGATTTGAGCTATAAACCTAGTCTAAACATAATCAGTCATGAGGAAACA CCAAAGATCGTGGAACGACATTTTCATGATCTTATGCAAAGATATGGAGATGTTATAGCAGTTAACCTTACTGATAAG GATGGAGATGAGGGTCGACTGAGCGCTGCATATGCTGCTGAAATGCAAAAGCTGAACAGTGTGAG ATATGTGTCCTTTGATTTCCATCATGTCTGTGGCAATTCAAAGTTTGACCAGATACATGTTCTTTACGATGAAATAGCAGAGGACTTCGAAAAGCATGG ATATTTCCTCGTAGACACAGAAGGGAAGATACTAGTAGAGCAGAAAGGAATTGTAAGATCAAATTGCATTGATTGCCTCGACCGGACAAATGTTACACAG AATTACCTGTCTCAAAAATCTTTGAATTTTCAACTGCAACGTATTGGCGTTCTTTCGTCAACCGAGTGCATTTCCACGTTCCCTGAAGAATACACTATTTTCAAGACAT TGTGGGCTGACCAAGGAGATGAAATAAGCCTTGAATACTCAGGGACCTATGCCCTGAAGGGAGATCTTGTTAG ATATGGAAAGCAAACCATGTCAGGTCTAATCAGAGACGGAATCAGTGCAATCTCAAGAtactatttaaataactttcaTGACGGTGTTCGACAG GACGCAATGGATCTAATAAGTGGGCGATACACTGTGAGTAGAAGCAGTCCATCACCGTTCCAGCTAAACGCATTCGAGTCCATCTCC TATCTTCCGTTTGCATCTGCTATTCTAATTGGAGGATTAACACTGACATCTATTACAGTGAATCAAG CTAGCAGAAATGCACAGCATTTTGTGACATCAGTAGTATGTGCTGGAGCAACTGCTGGAGTAATGGCCATAGTGAAGGCTAATGGAAGACAATTCTGCTCCAGACCCCGCTTGTGTGGCCTTCTGTAA
- the LOC124930957 gene encoding phosphoinositide phosphatase SAC8 isoform X2, whose product MEIESRAGLFKLWNQLELHELPEKFVIRAVDSPNLGFSISRSDGQVHSLQDDHVLSSTSKVSTIYGVVGTIRLLAGTYLLVITSRKEIGDYLGFPVYQVTSMKFLGCNESLKLSTYQEKKDEAYFRNLLRIVESTPGLYYSYETDLSLNLQRRFKLAEGWMSKPIWKQGDPRFVWNRNILEDLIENKLDDFIIPLIQGSFRIGQLKIKNEPATITLVSRRCTRRLGTRMWRRGANMNGDTANTIETEQLLEHKGFRSSFLQIRGSIPLLWEQIVDLSYKPSLNIISHEETPKIVERHFHDLMQRYGDVIAVNLTDKDGDEGRLSAAYAAEMQKLNSVRYVSFDFHHVCGNSKFDQIHVLYDEIAEDFEKHGHRREDTSRAERNCKIKLH is encoded by the exons ATGGAGATAGAATCACGCGCAGGCCTTTTCAAACTCTGGAACCAGCTTGAGTTGCACGAATTACCAGAAAAATTCGTCATTAGAGCCGTCGATTCACCAAATCTAGGCTTCTCCATCAGCCGGTCGGACGGCCAAGTCCATTCTCTCCAAG ATGATCATGTTTTAAGCAGTACATCGAAAGTCTCTACTATATATGGGGTCGTTGGAACCATCAGGCTACTTGCAG GCACATATTTATTGGTGATAACTTCTCGAAAGGAAATTGGTGATTACCTTGGGTTCCCTGTTTACCAAGTGACATCTATGAAATTTTTGGGCTGCAATGAGTCTTTAAAACTTTCGACATATCAAGAG AAAAAGGATGAGGCATATTTCAGGAACTTATTGAGAATAGTAGAATCGACCCCAGGCTTGTATTATTCATATGAGACAGATTTATCACTGAA CTTACAAAGGAGATTTAAGCTTGCTGAAGGGTGGATGAGCAAGCCAATTTGGAAGCAG GGTGACCCGCGATTTGTATGGAACAGGAACATTTTGGAGGATCTTATTGAGAACAAG CTTGATGATTTCATCATCCCTCTAATACAAGGAA GCTTTCGGATCGGACAGCTGAAGATAAAAAACGAACCTGCCACGATTACACTAGTTTCAAGGAGGTGTACGCGACGTTTAG GGACAAGAATGTGGAGAAGAGGAGCTAACATGAATGGGGATACTGCAAACACCATTGAAACTGAGCAGCTGTTGGAGCATAAAGGTTTTAGATCCTCATTTCTGCAG ATTCGAGGTTCAATTCCACTCCTATGGGAGCAGATTGTTGATTTGAGCTATAAACCTAGTCTAAACATAATCAGTCATGAGGAAACA CCAAAGATCGTGGAACGACATTTTCATGATCTTATGCAAAGATATGGAGATGTTATAGCAGTTAACCTTACTGATAAG GATGGAGATGAGGGTCGACTGAGCGCTGCATATGCTGCTGAAATGCAAAAGCTGAACAGTGTGAG ATATGTGTCCTTTGATTTCCATCATGTCTGTGGCAATTCAAAGTTTGACCAGATACATGTTCTTTACGATGAAATAGCAGAGGACTTCGAAAAGCATGG ACACAGAAGGGAAGATACTAGTAGAGCAGAAAGGAATTGTAAGATCAAATTGCATTGA
- the LOC124930001 gene encoding receptor kinase-like protein Xa21, whose protein sequence is MRSIHIISMFQILVAFLVIAKAQNFSNETDLLSLLDIKAHITAVDNPTQVTSNWNDSNHFCLWKGITCSRRHNRVIALNLSSSNLVGTISSSIGNLTFLRELHLSNNSFHGVIPLEIGQLSRLEAIELDGNSLEGEIPSNISGCHSMSFINFEGNRLVGQVPWEALASLSQLTWLSIGNNNLTGTIDHASNLSSSMEALLVGNNELDETIPDTIGRLKNLKLLDLSLNYFHGTVPLSIFNLSSLTAFSVSGNQLEGRLPKNLGLASQHLETFYIWQNQFTGTIPRSLWNASNLEEVNFAGNRFTSWFPAEIGLLKKLERLNVQGNFLGSGGAYDLDFITNLVNCSSLRVLYLAENNFGGVLPNSIANISNLQYLFIAYNQISGSIPQGLGELTQLNLLGMYYNKFVGPIPSSICKLQKLQDAGIGKNMLSGEIPSCIGNLTSINKLWLEQNKLEGSIPPSIGNCQNLLMLQLYDNSLSGTIPRELMSLKSLSISLTLDGNRLNGSIPPEIGNLRNLVNLNLSHNELSGPIPSSIANCQDLIQLYLDHNFFEGSIPETLNSFRGIEIIDLSQNNLSGVIPSSLGKLQFLRKLNLSFNDLQGEMPVEGVFTNATGISVIGNNRLCGGLPALNLPNCHKNEPKKHINISRLVLIAISSFCGLSGISLILYCLISKRLKHVPAPQTLTMDDLPVSFRELYKATNGFSPENLIGKGGYSSVYKGVLEKSKETIVAIKVLNLTILGSSKSFIAECKALINTRHRNLIKVLTCCSGVDIEGNDFKALVFEFMPNGSLDMWLHPLQSNANYLIEEMRSLSFLQRLNIAVDLAYALDYLHNQSQTPIIHCDVKPSNILLDSDMVAHLSDFGLARFFKQPDKLSSSSSTGVGLKGTVGYAAPEYGMGSEVSARGDVYSYGIVLLEMFTGKRPTDEMFKTGLNLHKLVEMALPEQEMEILDSELLLEMENESNDRRRPKKEKLHECSKRILRIGLACSVETPKERMDISDALKELQSIQSEL, encoded by the exons ATGAGATCTATCCATATCATTAGCATGTTTCAGATACTTGTTGCATTTCTTGTTATAGCAAAAGCGCAAAACTTTAGCAACGAGACTGACCTTTTGTCTTTGCTGGACATAAAAGCCCATATAACCGCGGTTGATAATCCAACGCAAGTCACCAGCAATTGGAATGATTCTAACCACTTCTGTCTGTGGAAGGGTATCACCTGCAGTAGACGACATAACAGAGTCATAGCCTTGAATTTGAGTTCCTCCAATCTTGTTGGCACCATCTCTTCCTCCATTGGAAACCTTACTTTCCTTAGGGAACTACACCTCTCAAACAACAGCTTCCATGGAGTGATACCCTTAGAGATTGGTCAGCTTTCTAGGCTGGAGGCCATTGAACTTGATGGTAACTCATTAGAAGGGGAGATTCCATCAAACATCTCTGGATGTCATAGCATGTCATTCATTAACTTTGAAGGCAATCGGCTAGTAGGACAGGTTCCATGGGAAGCTCTTGCCTCGTTATCGCAATTGACATGGCTTTCTATTGGCAACAATAACTTGACAGGGACAATTGACCATGCAAGTAACTTATCTTCATCTATGGAAGCTTTACTAGTAGGTAACAATGAGTTGGATGAAACAATACCAGACACAATCGGCCGCCTGAAGAACTTGAAGCTTCTTGACCTCAGCCTCAATTACTTTCATGGGACGGTTCCTTTGTCCATTTTTAATCTTTCTTCACTCACAGCTTTCAGTGTGTCGGGAAACCAACTAGAGGGGAGACTTCCCAAGAATCTAGGTTTGGCCTCTCAACACCTTGAAACCTTCTATATATGGCAAAACCAATTTACAGGGACTATTCCTCGATCACTGTGGAATGCCTCAAACCTTGAAGAAGTGAATTTTGCTGGGAATAGGTTCACATCTTGGTTCCCTGCGGAGATTGGCCTCCTGAAGAAACTTGAACGTTTAAATGTGCAAGGTAACTTTCTAGGATCTGGGGGAGCATATGATCTTGATTTCATCACAAATTTGGTCAACTGCAGTTCTCTAAGAGTATTATATCTGGCTGAAAACAACTTTGGCGGAGTGTTGCCCAACTCCATAGCAAACATCTCAAATCTCCAATACCTATTCATTGCGTATAACCAGATTTCTGGAAGCATTCCACAAGGTCTGGGTGAACTTACGCAATTGAATCTTCTTGGtatgtattataataaattcGTTGGTCCTATTCCTTCTTCCATATGTAAGCTTCAAAAGCTGCAAGATGCGGGGATTGGTAAGAACATGTTGTCTGGGGAAATCCCTTCATGTATTGGGAACTTGACGTCAATAAACAAGCTTTGGTTAGAGCAAAACAAACTTGAAGGTAGCATTCCACCAAGCATTGGGAATTGCCAGAATTTGTTAATGCTTCAACTTTATGATAACAGTCTCAGTGGTACCATTCCCCGTGAACTGATGAGCTTGAAATCGCTCTCGATTTCTTTGACACTTGACGGGAATCGCCTCAACGGTTCTATTCCCCCAGAAATTGGCAACTTGAGAAACTTAGTTAATCTAAATCTTTCACATAACGAATTATCTGGTCCAATCCCTAGTAGCATAGCCAACTGTCAAGATCTAATACAACTTTATTTGGATCACAATTTCTTCGAAGGATCCATTCCCGAGACACTCAATTCCTTCAGAGGCATCGAGATAATAGACCTCTCCCAAAACAATCTCTCGGGTGTGATTCCATCTTCTCTAGGTAAGCTTCAATTCTTGAGGAAGTTGAATCTTTCTTTCAATGATCTCCAAGGGGAGATGCCAGTAGAAGGAGTTTTCACCAATGCAACTGGAATTTCAGTTATTGGGAACAACAGGCTCTGCGGAGGATTACCGGCACTGAATTTGCCAAATTGTCATAAAAATGAGCCTAAGAAACATATAAACATAAGTAGGCTTGTGCTTATAGCTATCTCTTCATTTTGCGGCCTCTCAGGAATAAGTTTGATTCTGTATTGTTTGATATCTAAAAGGTTAAAACATGTCCCAGCTCCTCAAACTCTAACAATGGACGATCTACCTGTCTCTTTCAGAGAGCTATACAAAGCTACCAATGGATTTTCTCCAGAGAATTTGATTGGGAAAGGAGGATATAGTTCTGTGTACAAAGGAGTTCTTGAGAAAAGCAAAGAAACAATTGTTGCAATCAAGGTACTCAACCTAACAATCTTAGGATCATCGAAGAGTTTCATTGCCGAATGCAAAGCTCTCATAAACACAAGACATCGAAACCTCATCAAAGTCCTGACTTGTTGCTCGGGTGTTGATATTGAAGGCAATGATTTCAAAGCCCTTGTATTTGAGTTCATGCCAAATGGGAGTCTCGACATGTGGCTGCATCCACTTCAATCAAATGCCAACTATTTGATTGAGGAGATGAGAAGTTTGAGTTTCTTACAACGCCTGAACATAGCTGTGGACTTGGCCTATGCTTTAGATTATCTTCATAATCAAAGCCAAACACCCATCATACATTGTGATGTAAAGCCGAGCAATATTCTTCTCGACTCCGACATGGTTGCTCATTTGAGTGACTTTGGCTTAGCGAGGTTTTTCAAACAACCCGACAAATTAAGTTCTTCCAGTTCCACCGGTGTTGGGCTTAAGGGAACAGTTGGTTATGCTGCACCAG AATATGGAATGGGAAGTGAAGTATCTGCACGTGGAGATGTATACAGCTATGGCATCGTTCTGTTGGAGATGTTTACAGGAAAAAGACCGACGGATGAGATGTTCAAAACAGGCCTAAACCTTCATAAGCTAGTAGAGATGGCTTTGCCTGAGCAGGAAATGGAGATATTGGATTCAGAACTTCTCCTTGAGATGGAGAACGAGAGTAACGATAGAAGAAGACCAAAGAAGGAGAAATTACATGAATGTTCGAAGAGGATACTCAGAATTGGATTAGCTTGCTCAGTGGAAACACCGAAAGAGCGAATGGACATTTCTGATGCACTGAAAGAGCTTCAGTCAATTCAAAGTGAGCTCTGA